The Anopheles marshallii chromosome X, idAnoMarsDA_429_01, whole genome shotgun sequence genome includes a window with the following:
- the LOC128710403 gene encoding uncharacterized protein LOC128710403 → MPEAVVPCCLLPLLLLLSAAVDPLCGESTSRNLAGVDLISRTPNSLDADANIRERLIVLERRFVRLVQDPCTEQGLLIVFLQLCTAADENGDADILSLVIEAFTQPTLALRVVFRVDAEDNIANAVTSIKLTAGNDSSCIVLIMLHPHLTTSDILLPSIGRAFPLALKLILLANRSPSGECPAEEDLHNAGSILSILWQTEHIIRTATIWYRCSTKPGAISVGLFDLFAMNASAPSPFTGSATWGIFYTVAELNRSLPTDLVRFGRHMNLQGMPVDIYGFEAAMAYRRQDIDMMPRTFPTVHPNATNTSGGLLDILFGADVNAVRELAIRMNFTPRVYHTRANFGFKMANGTFTGVLGRLLTRESWLSLNVYFLKDYETRELQFSAGVYQDSLCVFVRAAGMLPEWLLIFRCFTPSLWIIVWSTVVLVSLCYLALAQYIAVSSNTNQPHGSSVCALKKYYPVRLFPERPQELDRTGMVGQIVGALLTAPTNGFHRTTAHQKLFVAFGLIWGLTITGAFQGSLVEVYTTPTSMKNLDTLAELDASGLTITVTAPALIVDVFGTERPGSTIGNLKQRLVIEHRTSQTSTYGVLAGLTAGLIRNQDFVRLSTKHLNTNGIARLHRLRECPRSYTLAYLYPRGSPLYRAANDHILHFLQHGLYAKWQRDAAHLLAMNRALKVHARYIRSGRPGSGRQVTLRLDHLLLPFMLLGAGLSCGAVCFLWERYCRARWALTRGG, encoded by the exons ATGCCGGAAGCGGTTGTGCCGTGCTGTCTGCtgccgctgttgctgctgctctccGCCGCTGTTGATCCGCTGTGTGGCGAATCAACGAGCCGAAATCTGGCGGGTGTTGATTTAATTTCCCGCACGCCGAACAGTCTCGATGCGGACGCCAATATTCGCGAGCGCTTGATTGTTCTCGAGCGACGGTTTGTGAGGTTGGTGCAAGATCCTTGCACCGAACAGGGACTGCTGATCGTGTTCCTGCAGCTGTGTACCGCGGCAGATGAGAACGGAGATGCCGACATCCTTTCATTGGTAATCGAAGCTTTCACACAACCGACGCTTGCTTTACGGGTGGTGTTTAGGGTGGATGCGGAGGATAACATTGCCAACGCGGTCACCTCCATCAAGTTAACGGCGGGTAACGATTCTAGTTGCATCGTGTTGATTATGCTGCACCCGCATCTAACAACCTCGGATATTCTACTGCCATCGATTGGTCGTGCCTTCCCGTTGGcactaaaattaattttactcgCTAATAGATCACCCTCTGGTGAGTGTCCAGCTGAAGAAGACCTACACAACGCGGGCTCAATACTGTCCATCCTCTGGCAGACGGAACACATCATCCGGACTGCTACCATTTGGTACCGCTGCTCCACAAAGCCCGGAGCGATCTCGGTCGGACTGTTCGATCTTTTCGCGATGAATGCGTCGGCACCTTCACCCTTCACCGGTTCCGCGACATGGGGCATCTTTTACACCGTGGCCGAACTGAACCGATCGCTACCGACCGATCTGGTGCGTTTCGGACGGCACATGAACCTTCAGGGAATGCCAGTCGACATCTATGGATTTGAAGCGGCAATGGCCTACCGGCGGCAGGACATCGACATGATGCCAAGGACCTTCCCGACGGTACATCCCAATGCTACAAACACGTCCGGCGGACTGCTGGACATACTATTTGGGGCGGATGTGAATGCGGTGCGTGAACTTGCCATCCGGATGAACTTCACGCCCCGGGTGTACCACACGCGGGCAAACTTTGGATTCAAGATGGCGAACGGTACGTTTACGGGCGTGCTGGGACGGCTATTGACGCGCGAATCCTGGCTGTCCCTGAACGTGTACTTCCTGAAGGATTACGAGACGCGCGAGTTGCAGTTCAGTGCGGGTGTTTACCAGGACAGCCTGTGCGTGTTCGTCCGGGCGGCCGGTATG CTGCCGGAATGGTTGCTCATTTTTCGCTGCTTCACACCGTCGCTTTGGATCATCGTTTGGAGTACGGTCGTGCTGGTGAGCCTATGCTACCTAGCCCTGGCACAGTACATTGCC GTTAGctcaaacacaaaccaaccTCATGGTAGCTCGGTGTgcgcattaaaaaaatactacccAGTACGGCTCTTTCCAGAACGACCGCAGGAACTGGACCGAACTGGGATGGTGGGACAGATCGTGGGAGCACTGCTGACCGCCCCGACGAACGGTTTCCATCGGACGACCGCACATCAGAAGCTGTTCGTGGCGTTCGGTTTGATCTGGGGACTCACGATAACCGGCGCCTTCCAG GGTTCTCTAGTCGAAGTTTACACAACGCCTACGTCCATGAAAAACTTGGACACACTCGCGGAACTGGATGCGAGCGGACTCACGATCACGGTCACCGCACCAGCGCTCATTGTGGACGTGTTCGGCACGGAACGACCTGGGAGCACGATCGGTAATCTCAAGCAACGGCTCGTTATCGAACATAGAACCTCCCAGACGTCGACCTACGGTGTGCTGGCCGGCTTGACGGCTGGCCTCATCCGCAACCAGGACTTTGTGCGGCTATCCACCAAGCACCTGAATACGAACGGTATCGCACGGTTGCATCGATTGCGCGAATGTCCCCGGAGCTACACGCTCGCCTACCTTTATCCGCGCGGTTCCCCACTGTACCGTGCCGCCAACGACCATATACTACACTTTCTGCAGCACGGCCTATACGCGAAATGGCAACGAGATGCCGCCCATCTGCTTGCCATGAACCGGGCGCTTAAGGTACACGCGCGGTACATCCGTAGCGGTCGTCCGGGAAGTGGAAGGCAGGTGACACTCCGGTTGGATCACTTGCTGCTACCGTTTATGTTGCTCGGTGCCGGCCTCAGCTGCGGTGCGGTGTGCTTTCTCTGGGAGCGATATTGTCGCGCTAGATGGGCGCTCACCCGCGGAGGTTAA